Proteins from a genomic interval of Medicago truncatula cultivar Jemalong A17 chromosome 3, MtrunA17r5.0-ANR, whole genome shotgun sequence:
- the LOC25490254 gene encoding uncharacterized protein, which yields MLKFLSKVKIEFNALDPRTASCMEFLAQCNSRKAKESNPACEVEIKRKNVEHPPQITVTFVNGVEEAFDATSTPVHRITKMILEKGQLLETEQMFREAGEQWPVIIPDEELSQHAPGTKPRKAEEKKQ from the exons ATGTTGAAGTTCCTATCAAAAGTGAAAATCGAGTTCAATGCATTGGATCCACGAACCGCATCGTGTATGGAGTTTCTCGCACAATGCAACTCACGAAAAGCCAAAGAATCAAACCCTGCCTGTGAAGTTGAGATCAAGCGTAAAAACGTGGAGCATCCACCGCAGATCACCGTCACGTTCGTCAACGGCGTGGAAGAAGCTTTCGATGCTACATCAACACCGGTTCACCGTATAACCAAGATGATTCTGGAAAAGGGTCAGTTACTCGAAACTGAACAGATGTTCCGTGAAGCTGGAGAACAATGGCCTGTTATCATACCTGATGAAGAACTCTCTCAGCATGCACCCGGCACCAAA CCGAGAAAAGCAGAGGAGAAGAAGCAATAG
- the LOC25490255 gene encoding uncharacterized protein yields MGSVSLKIGDGTARFKKSTLCSSAVNILMILSVITTNLFALYAFTSSPKNNQTEQLHQVHKNFSLISEQVSLILREIDQSQKKLTQIEKQLLGYESFDLSRPNIAKELKLFLNPHKLPLGKDSKTGMTEMVSSVGHSCEKSSDLLSQYMNYKVFGNCQDDWSFAQKLISKRCEPLPRRRCFAKSVSSKVNYLHPFPTSLWKPVSNKTVNWSGFSCKNFECLNGKKLNRGCMHCFDLVNGYENQRFVKSRSKNDFLVDDVLALGNGGIRIGFDIGIGSGSFAAVMAERNVTIVTSTLNIDAPFNEFIAARGLFPLFLSLDHRFPFYDNVFDLVRATNTLDDDVGKKQEKLEFLMFDADRILRAGGLFWIDNFYCANEEKKIALTRLIERFGYRKLKWVVGEKVDSGKSQVFLSAVLQKPVRV; encoded by the coding sequence atgggttcTGTTTCTTTGAAAATTGGTGATGGAACAGCAAgattcaaaaaatcaacactTTGTTCTTCAGCTGTTAACATTCTCATGATCTTATCCGTTATCACAACCAATCTTTTTGCTCTTTATGCTTTCACTTCTTCTCCAAAAAACAACCAAACCGAACAACTTCACCAAGTACACAAAAACTTCTCTCTCATCTCAGAACAAGTTTCACTTATACTCAgagaaattgatcaatctcaaAAGAAACTAACCCAGATTGAAAAACAGCTTCTTGGTTATGAAAGTTTTGATCTTTCAAGACCCAACATTGCAAAAGAGCTTAAACTCTTTCTCAACCCTCATAAACTTCCTTTGGGTAAAGATTCCAAGACTGGAATGACTGAAATGGTTTCATCTGTGGGTCATTCTTGTGAGAAATCTTCTGATTTGTTGTCTCAGTATATGAATTACAAAGTGTTTGGAAATTGTCAAGATGATTGGAGTTTTGCACAGAAATTGATTTCGAAAAGGTGTGAGCCTTTACCTAGAAGAAGGTGTTTTGCTAAATCTGTTTCTTCTAAGGTAAattatcttcatccttttccaACTTCACTTTGGAAGCCTGTTAGTAACAAAACTGTTAATTGGAGTGGTTTTAGTTGTAAGAATTTTGAGTGTTTGAATGGTAAGAAATTGAATAGAGGTTGCATGCATTGCTTTGATTTGGTTAATGGGTATGAGAATCAAAGGTTTGTTAAGTCTAGAAGTAAGAATGATTTTCTTGTTGATGATGTTTTGGCATTAGGAAATGGTGGAATTAGAATAGGATTTGATATTGGAATTGGTTCTGGATCTTTTGCTGCTGTAATGGCTGAAAGGAATGTTACAATTGTTACTAGTACTCTTAATATTGATGCTCCTTTCAATGAATTTATAGCTGCAAGAGGactttttcctcttttcttaAGCTTGGATCATAGGTTTCCTTTTTATGATAATGTGTTTGATTTGGTTCGTGCTACAAATACCTTGGATGATGATGTTGGTAAAAAACAAGAGAAGTTGGAGTTTTTAATGTTCGATGCTGATCGAATTTTGCGGGCTGGTGGTTTGTTTTGGATTGATAACTTCTATTGTGCtaatgaagagaagaaaattgcattGACAAGGTTGATTGAAAGGTTTGGATATAGAAAATTGAAATGGGTTGTGGGAGAGAAAGTTGATAGTGGTAAGTCTCAAGTTTTCTTATCGGCTGTTCTTCAGAAGCCTGTTAGGGTGTAA